A single Oxyura jamaicensis isolate SHBP4307 breed ruddy duck chromosome 1 unlocalized genomic scaffold, BPBGC_Ojam_1.0 oxy1_random_OJ72611, whole genome shotgun sequence DNA region contains:
- the LOC118156844 gene encoding NAD(P)(+)--arginine ADP-ribosyltransferase 2-like, with translation MEHLGLLWVLLAGTLAGTLATSSTRVQDLGTIDEVAMDMAQNCFDDQYQNCTFKTTKELLKRSLTEFNKKIYIQTLKTLLKKWRKILGKSSHREGLQRKQALALMAYTAGKEVQAQFNAAVREGGQSHNYYLQSFHFKTLHFLLTKAVQKLREVQGQKCHNVYRGVTGTRFTAQLEQTVRFGQFATTSLNEMAAQKFGRDTFFSVHTCYGVLIRNFSFYPNEDEVLIPPYEVFMVTTFTRYKEGTFIQLQSIGLRSTYNCALLNGRHSQQGGCHQEMGLGLGHSPGQAPRSPRSSSHGRRAVGPRATGSVRGRGALW, from the coding sequence ATGGAGCACCTCggcctgctctgggtgctgctggctggcaccTTGGCTGGCACCttggccaccagcagcacccgtGTGCAAGACCTCGGCACCATCGATGAAGTGGCGATGGACATGGCCCAGAACTGCTTTGATGACCAGTACCAGAACTGCACATTCAAGACGACGAAGGAACTGCTGAAGCGGAGCCTCACTGAGTTCAACAAAAAGATCTACATCCAGACCCTGAAAACACTACTCAAGAAATGGCGGAAAATTTTGGGCAAATCCAGCCACCGCGAGgggctgcagaggaagcagGCATTGGCTTTGATGGCGTACACTGCCGGGAAAGAAGTGCAAGCTCAGTTCAACGCAGCTGTGCGTGAGGGTGGGCAATCCCACAACTATTACCTCCAATCCTTCCACTTCAAGACGCTGCACTTCCTCCTGACCAAGGCCGTGCAAAAGCTGCGGGAGGTCCAGGGCCAGAAGTGCCACAATGTCTACCGTGGCGTCACTGGCACCCGCTTTACGGCCCAGCTCGAGCAGACCGTCCGCTTCGGCCAGTTCGCCACCACCTCCCTCAACGAGATGGCTGCCCAGAAATTTGGCCGGGACACCTTCTTTTCTGTGCACACCTGCTACGGTGTCCTCATCAGGAACTTCTCCTTCTACCCTAATGAGGATGAAGTCCTCATCCCACCCTATGAGGTCTTCATGGTCACCACCTTCACCCGTTACAAAGAGGGAACCTTCATCCAGCTCCAGTCCATTGGCCTACGCAGCACCTACAACTGTGCGCTGCTGAATGGTAGACACAGCCAGCAGGGTGGGTGCCACCAGgagatggggctggggctggggcacagccctgggcaggcGCCGCGCTCCCCGCGCTCCTCCAGCCATGGCCGCAGGGCAGTGGGGCCCCGTGCCACCGGCTCTGTGAGGGGAAGGGGAGCCTTGTGGTGA